The following coding sequences lie in one Gorilla gorilla gorilla isolate KB3781 chromosome 5, NHGRI_mGorGor1-v2.1_pri, whole genome shotgun sequence genomic window:
- the FABP7 gene encoding fatty acid-binding protein, brain isoform X2 gives MVEAFCATWKLTDSQNFDEYMKALGVGFATRQVGNVTKPTVIISQEGDKVVIRTLSTFKNTEISFHLGEEFDETTADDRNCKSVVSLDGDKLVHIQKWDGKETNFVREIKDGKMVMTLTFGDVVAVRHYEKA, from the exons ATGGTGGAGGCTTTCTGTGCTACCTGGAAGCTGACCGACAGCCAGAACTTTGATGAGTACATGAAGGCTCTAG GCGTGGGCTTTGCCACTAGGCAGGTGGGAAATGTGACCAAACCAACGGTAATTATCAGTCAAGAAGGAGACAAAGTGGTCATCAGGACTCTCAGCACATTCAAGAACACGGAGATTAGTTTCCACCTGGGAGAAGAGTTTGATGAAACCACTGCAGATGATAGAAACTGCAAG TCTGTTGTTAGCCTGGATGGAGACAAACTTGTTCACATACAGAAATGGGATGGCAAAGAAACAAATTTTGTAAGAGAAATTAAGGATGGCAAAATGGTTATG ACCCTTACTTTTGGTGATGTGGTTGCTGTTCGCCACTATGAGAAGGCATAA
- the FABP7 gene encoding fatty acid-binding protein, brain isoform X1: MVEAFCATWKLTDSQNFDEYMKALGVGFATRQVGNVTKPTVIISQEGDKVVIRTLSTFKNTEISFHLGEEFDETTADDRNCKSVVSLDGDKLVHIQKWDGKETNFVREIKDGKMVMVSNDNSPFFLVFFSSPHTSHLLPSSSLPLPFFLLPSFFNNTSLARFFNYM; the protein is encoded by the exons ATGGTGGAGGCTTTCTGTGCTACCTGGAAGCTGACCGACAGCCAGAACTTTGATGAGTACATGAAGGCTCTAG GCGTGGGCTTTGCCACTAGGCAGGTGGGAAATGTGACCAAACCAACGGTAATTATCAGTCAAGAAGGAGACAAAGTGGTCATCAGGACTCTCAGCACATTCAAGAACACGGAGATTAGTTTCCACCTGGGAGAAGAGTTTGATGAAACCACTGCAGATGATAGAAACTGCAAG TCTGTTGTTAGCCTGGATGGAGACAAACTTGTTCACATACAGAAATGGGATGGCAAAGAAACAAATTTTGTAAGAGAAATTAAGGATGGCAAAATGGTTATGGTAAGTAATGACAATTCTCcattcttccttgtttttttctcctctccgCACACCTCtcacctccttccttcttcttccctcccccttccattcttcctccttccttccttctttaataATACATCACTGGCAAGGTTCTTTAACTATATGTAA